Within Sphingobium aromaticiconvertens, the genomic segment ATCGGGCATTCAGGCGTCTGGATGTCGGGCGCGTGGCGCAGCAGCGCGGTAATGGCGGCGCGAGTCCTGGGCGTCACATTGCGCGCGGCGATTTTCGCCACTGTCTCATGCCCCAATTCCCACCAGGCCATCGCCGGGGTCGGTGCCAGCATCAGCAGTGCGCCCAGCAATAATATTAGCGGGCGCATCCGCTCATTCATCGCCATAGATCGCCACCTGGCGCTCCCCGTCGCTCGTTGCTTTGCCCCGATAGAGGCCCGGCGTGTTGAAATGGATCGCGGTGCCGCCACCTGGCGCCGCGACAATTACTCCGCCGACACCGCCCATGGCCGCAATCTCGCCAAAGACAGCGCGCGCGGCTTCGTCGGGCGTCTCGCCCATCATCCGCACGCGCGCTGCAATTTCGTGACCGACGCCGACGCGAATGAAAAATTCCCCCGCGCCGGTCGCCGACACCGCGCAACCGCGATCATCGGCATAGGTGCCCGCCCCGATCAGCGGGGAATCACCGATCCGCGCCCAGCGCTTGCCGGTCAGCCCGCCGGTGGAAGTGGCCGCCGCGACATGGCCCTGCGCATCCAGCGCTACGGCGCCGACCGTCCCATATTTCATGTCGACATCATAATAGCTGCCGTCCGGTCGCGCTTTGAGTTCCTCCAGTTGGCGGCGGCGTTCAGCGGTCATGAAATAGTCCTGCTCGACCTGTTCGACGCCCTGCTCGACCGCAAACCGGTCTGCGCCCTCACGGCTGAGCAGCACATGGGGGCTTTTCTCCATCACCGCGCGGGCCAGCCCGACCGGATTGCGCGTAGTGGTGACGCCCGCCACCGCGCCTGCATCCCGGCTGCTTCCATCCATGATTGCCGCGTCCAGTTCGATCCGTCCCTCATAGGTGAAGACCGCGCCGCGCCCGGCGTTGAAATGCGGGTCGTCCTCCAGCACGCGCACTGCCGCTTCGACTGCGTCCAGCGCCGAGCCGCTACGCTCCAGCTCCGCGACCCCGGCATCGAGCGCTGCATTCAGACCCGCGCGCGCCGTTGCATCCTGCTCGGCCGTCAATAGATCGCGTGTCATCGCCCCCGCGCCACCATGAACCAGCAGCGTCCAGGGACCGGAGGAGGGGGGCACGGGAGAATCGGAAGACATGGCGGTTTTGGGTCCGATGTTGAGGGATGTCTCCTTTAGCAAAGGAACCGTCCGGTGATAGCCCATAGCGATACGGAGGCACCCCGCCGTTGCCGTAGCGGAACCTGTTGCGTATCGGCATCAAACCGCGGAAATGCGACAAATCGCGCCCGCTTTTCTGGATATTAACCATCAAATCGCTAGTGGGCGGTGTGAAGACAGGCGCTCGCTGGGGTTCCCGCACTGCCTAAAGTCTGGGTTGTTTGGAGAAGGAATGACTATGTCGCCTACGCGTACCACCATGATGTCTGCGATATTGGTCGCGGGTGCGGCCGCTTTGCCGATGCCGGCGCTGGCCGGTGGCTTTTATCTTCAGGAACAGTCGCCCAAGGAAACCGGGCGCGCGCTGTCGGGCGGCGCGGCGGCGGCGGACGATCCCTCCACCATCTA encodes:
- a CDS encoding isoaspartyl peptidase/L-asparaginase is translated as MSSDSPVPPSSGPWTLLVHGGAGAMTRDLLTAEQDATARAGLNAALDAGVAELERSGSALDAVEAAVRVLEDDPHFNAGRGAVFTYEGRIELDAAIMDGSSRDAGAVAGVTTTRNPVGLARAVMEKSPHVLLSREGADRFAVEQGVEQVEQDYFMTAERRRQLEELKARPDGSYYDVDMKYGTVGAVALDAQGHVAAATSTGGLTGKRWARIGDSPLIGAGTYADDRGCAVSATGAGEFFIRVGVGHEIAARVRMMGETPDEAARAVFGEIAAMGGVGGVIVAAPGGGTAIHFNTPGLYRGKATSDGERQVAIYGDE